The proteins below come from a single Penaeus monodon isolate SGIC_2016 chromosome 23, NSTDA_Pmon_1, whole genome shotgun sequence genomic window:
- the LOC119587969 gene encoding arrestin homolog, translating into MVNAVKVFKKTAPNGKITVYLGRRDFVDNTTSTEPVDGVIVCDNDYLRGRKVFASVTVTYRFGREEDEVMGLNFSKEMQLATQQVYPSADSREPTAVQERLVKKLGANAYPFAVTLPDTAPCSVQLHSGDDESSKPLGVIYELRVFVGDNSDEKPHKRNSVALAVRKVQFSPVAGNKRQPSTLVSKGFALSSGKLNMEVTLDKELYYHGEQVNATININNGSKKTVKNIKCSIIQHVEVTMTNSQFTREVASLESKEGCPVTPGTNLQKTFNLTPLASSNKSKAGIALDGKLKDTDANLASSTVVAAGKNVNDACGIIVSYSMRVKLNCGAIGGDLTADLPFKLMHPVHGAPAKARGDSGYTGGEDLEFEDFARLRRGVSVDQP; encoded by the exons ATGGTGAACGCTGTGAAGGTCTTCAAGAAAACCGCCCCTAATG GTAAGATCACCGTCTACCTAGGTCGCCGCGATTTCGTGGACAACACCACCTCGACCGAACCTGTTGATGGAGTCATAGTCTGCGACAATGACTACCTCCGAGGCCGCAAGGTCTTCGCCTCC GTTACGGTCACGTACCGTTTCGGTCGCGAGGAGGATGAGGTCATGGGCCTTAACTTCAGCAAGGAGATGCAGCTCGCCACCCAGCAGGTGTACCCGAGCGCCGACTCCCGCGAGCCCACGGCCGTCCAGGAGCGCCTCGTGAAGAAGCTCGGGGCCAACGCCTACCCCTTCGCCGTGACGCTCCCCGACACCGCCCCCTGCTCCGTCCAGCTCCACTCGGGCGACGATGAGTCG AGCAAGCCTCTCGGCGTTATTTACGAGCTGCGCGTCTTCGTTGGCGACAATTCCGACGAGAAGCCCCACAAGCGCAACTCCGTCGCCCTCGCCGTCAGGAAGGTGCAGTTCTCTCCCGTGGCTGGCAACAAGCGTCAGCCCAGCACCCTCGTGTCCAAGGGCTTCGCTCTGTCCTCCGGAAAGCTCAACATGGAGGTGACTCTCGACAAGGAGCTCTACTACCATGGCGAGCAGGTCAACGctaccatcaacatcaacaacggCAGCAAGAAGACCGTCAAGAACATCAAGTGCTCCATCATCCAGCACGTTGAGGTCACCATGACCAACAGCCAGTTCACTCGCGAG GTGGCATCTCTGGAATCGAAGGAGGGCTGCCCCGTCACCCCGGGCACCAACCTCCAGAAGACTTTCAACCTGACACCTCTCGCCTCTTCCAACAAGAGCAAGGCTGGCATTGCTCTCGACGGCAAACTGAAG GACACGGACGCCAACCTGGCCTCCTCCACCGTCGTGGCCGCGGGCAAGAACGTCAACGACGCCTGCGGTATCATCGTGTCCTACTCCATGCGCGTTAAGCTCAACTGCGGTGCTATCGGCGGCGACCTGACTGCTGACCTGCCTTTCAAGCTCATGCACCCTGTGCATG GTGCCCCCGCCAAGGCCCGCGGTGATTCCGGCTACACCGGCGGCGAGGACCTGGAGTTCGAGGACTTCGCTCGCCTCCGCCGCGGCGTCTCCGTCGACCAGCCCTAG
- the LOC119587971 gene encoding arrestin homolog, with protein sequence MVNAVKVFKKTAPNGKITVYLGRRDFVDNTTSTEPVDGVIVCDNDYLRGRKVFASVTVTYRYGREEDEVMGLNFSKEMQLATQQVYPSADSREPTAVQERLVKKLGANAYPFAVTLPDTAPCSVQLHSGDDESSKPLGVIYDLRVFVGDNSNEKPHKRNSVALAVRKVQFSPVAGNKRQPSTLVSKGFALSSGKLNMEVTLDKELYYHGEQVNATININNGSKKTVKNIKCSIIQHVEVTMTNNQFSREVASLESKEGCPVTPGCNLQKSFNMTPLASSNKSKSGIALDGKLKDTDANLASSTVVAAGKNVNDACGIIVSYSMRVKLNCGAIGGELTADLPFKLMHPVPGASTKARADTTYTGGEDLEFEDFARLRRGVSVDQP encoded by the exons ATGGTGAACGCCGTGAAAGTATTCAAGAAAACCGCCCCTAATG GTAAGATCACCGTCTACCTAGGTCGCCGCGATTTCGTGGACAACACCACCTCGACCGAACCTGTTGATGGAGTCATAGTCTGCGACAATGACTACCTCCGAGGCCGCAAGGTCTTCGCCTCC GTCACGGTCACGTACCGTTACGGTCGCGAGGAGGATGAGGTCATGGGCCTTAACTTCAGCAAGGAGATGCAGCTCGCCACCCAGCAGGTGTACCCGAGCGCCGACTCCCGCGAGCCCACGGCCGTCCAGGAGCGCCTCGTGAAGAAGCTCGGGGCCAACGCCTACCCCTTCGCCGTGACGCTCCCCGACACCGCCCCCTGCTCCGTCCAGCTCCACTCGGGCGACGATGAGTCG AGCAAGCCCTTGGGTGTCATTTATGACCTCCGCGTCTTCGTGGGCGACAACTCCAACGAGAAGCCCCACAAGCGCAACTCCGTCGCCCTCGCCGTCAGGAAGGTGCAGTTCTCTCCCGTGGCTGGCAACAAGCGTCAGCCCAGCACCCTCGTGTCCAAGGGCTTCGCTCTGTCCTCCGGAAAGCTCAACATGGAGGTGACTCTCGACAAGGAGCTCTACTACCATGGCGAGCAGGTCAACGctaccatcaacatcaacaacggCAGCAAGAAGACCGTCAAGAACATCAAGTGCTCCATCATCCAGCACGTTGAGGTCACCATGACCAACAACCAGTTCTCGCGCGAG GTGGCATCTCTGGAGTCGAAGGAGGGCTGCCCTGTTACCCCGGGCTGCAACCTCCAGAAGAGTTTCAACATGACGCCTCTTGCTTCCTCCAACAAGAGCAAGTCAGGCATTGCTCTCGACGGCAAGCTGAAG GACACGGACGCCAACCTGGCTTCCTCCACCGTCGTGGCCGCGGGCAAGAACGTCAACGACGCCTGCGGTATCATCGTGTCCTACTCCATGCGCGTTAAGCTCAACTGCGGTGCTATCGGCGGCGAACTGACTGCCGACCTGCCCTTCAAGCTCATGCACCCTGTGCCTG